The Sander vitreus isolate 19-12246 unplaced genomic scaffold, sanVit1 ctg601_0, whole genome shotgun sequence genome contains a region encoding:
- the LOC144514536 gene encoding uncharacterized protein LOC144514536 codes for MFPPLVQFSWKRRNETGPLEELPPAERELLELRESGRSAAILLINQQENSNYKYRCDVLHEGGKVVAQTEQEVPAPAASCPPERDPPDQLALEEADSSFQSQCRVKLFCLLYTQLIVKSLVYCCGLSLLMILRNKGPSTS; via the exons ATGTTTCCTCCTCTGGTCCAGTTCTCCTGGAAAAGACGAAATGAGACTGGTCCTCTGGAGGAGCTGCCACCTGCTGAGAGAGAGCTGCTGGAGCTCAGAGAGTCGGGACGCAGCGCCGCCATCTTGCTGATCAACCAGCAAGAGAACAGCAACTATAAATACCGCTGTGACGTCCTACATGAGGGGGGGAAAGTGGTGGCCCAAACAGAACAAG AGGTTCCAGCTCCAGCAGCCTCCTGTCCTCCAGAGAGAGATCCACCAGACCAGCTAGCTCTGGAGGAAGCTGACT catccTTCCAGTCACAGTGCAGGGTGAAGTTGTTCTGTCTGCTGTACACACAGCTGATAGTGAAGAGTCTGGTGTACTGCTGTGGACTCTCTCTGCTGATGATCCTCAGAAACAAGGGACCGTCCACCAGCTGA